In one Solanum lycopersicum chromosome 11, SLM_r2.1 genomic region, the following are encoded:
- the LOC138339692 gene encoding protein AGENET DOMAIN (AGD)-CONTAINING P1-like has product MIDPNHYVVKYKTLSTDDESELLEEVIPTIEVHPVLPHRDGTMSEHGFGLYDIVDVYANDGWWFGCISAMIGEEYYVYFPSTEDNIAYPSHVLSFHQEWFKCECLPDINLCM; this is encoded by the coding sequence ATGATTGATCCAAATCATTACGTCGTCAAGTACAAGACTCTGTCAACTGATGATGAATCTGAACTGCTGGAGGAGGTGATCCCTACAATCGAGGTCCACCCTGTTCTGCCTCATCGAGATGGAACAATGTCAGAACACGGATTCGGTTTATATGATATTGTAGATGTGTATGCCAATGATGGATGGTGGTTTGGATGTATCAGTGCCATGATTGGAGAAGAGTATTATGTCTATTTCCCTTCAACTGAAGATAACATTGCATACCCTTCTCATGTCTTGAGTTTTCATCAAGAATGGTTTAAATGCGAGTGTCTTCCTGATATCAACTTATGCATGTGA